A stretch of Qingrenia yutianensis DNA encodes these proteins:
- a CDS encoding DUF3849 domain-containing protein produces the protein MAVEFYRYSYRTAEHDGDVEEYRASRDENRRCTEFIQHPQTGLYANAYKDNVVDKDGTYLDKCISEFGFYFVRHTFAVITIKIAVQHKLCSPMFT, from the coding sequence ATGGCGGTGGAATTTTACCGTTATTCATACAGGACAGCGGAGCATGACGGCGATGTTGAGGAATACCGAGCAAGCCGTGATGAGAACAGACGATGCACGGAATTCATTCAGCATCCGCAAACCGGACTTTATGCAAACGCATATAAAGATAATGTTGTAGATAAAGACGGAACGTATCTTGATAAATGTATAAGCGAATTTGGTTTTTACTTTGTCCGTCATACATTCGCTGTCATCACAATAAAAATTGCCGTCCAGCATAAACTGTGTTCCCCAATGTTCACCTGA
- a CDS encoding SpoVG family protein — translation MNYKASVNLINKPGSLKGVASVSINDEFVVKGVRIFEGNDGPFVSMPSRKAGAKYEDICFPITKEGRENLHSAVLEAYEQKLTQQEEQNHEEGKETKKAGNKKSQKRSDGQKTAESNTELQADQNEQTEAAPVMNM, via the coding sequence ATGAATTACAAAGCAAGCGTGAACCTTATTAACAAACCCGGAAGCTTAAAGGGAGTTGCCTCGGTTTCCATCAATGACGAGTTTGTTGTAAAAGGTGTGAGGATTTTTGAGGGCAATGACGGTCCGTTTGTGTCAATGCCTTCCCGTAAGGCAGGAGCCAAATATGAGGATATTTGTTTCCCGATTACAAAAGAGGGAAGAGAAAATCTCCACAGTGCGGTGCTTGAAGCATACGAACAGAAATTAACACAGCAGGAGGAGCAGAACCATGAAGAGGGGAAAGAAACAAAAAAGGCAGGGAATAAAAAGTCTCAAAAGCGTTCAGACGGACAAAAAACTGCCGAAAGCAATACCGAATTGCAGGCGGATCAGAATGAACAGACCGAGGCAGCCCCGGTAATGAATATGTGA